A single genomic interval of Rhodopseudomonas palustris harbors:
- the purD gene encoding phosphoribosylamine--glycine ligase: MNILLLGSGGREHALAWKIAASPLVTKLWCAPGNAGIAREATCVALDIGNHQAVVEFCKANAVDLVVVGPEAPLAAGIVDDLAAAGIKAFGPSRKASQLESSKGFTKDLCKAHDIPTAAYERFGDPNQAKTYIRAQGAPIVIKADGLAAGKGVVVAMTVAEAEAAVDMMFGGGLGSAGVEVVVEDFLVGEEASFFVLCDGEHALPLASAQDHKRAYDGDKGPNTGGMGAYSPAPVMTDAICQQAMQRIIYPTLKAMKAMGAPFKGVLFAGLMITDEGPQLIEYNVRFGDPECQVLMMRMMSDIVPALLACADGQLDHFSLRWHDEPALTVVMAAKGYPGTYEKGTRIAGLERADAIAGVQIFHAGTIASGDWILANGGRVLAVTASAKTVAEAQRRAYEAIGVINWPEGFCRRDIGWQAVARERRGK, encoded by the coding sequence ATGAACATCCTTCTCCTCGGCTCCGGCGGGCGCGAACACGCACTGGCCTGGAAGATCGCGGCCTCGCCGCTGGTCACCAAGCTGTGGTGCGCGCCGGGCAATGCCGGGATCGCCCGCGAGGCGACCTGCGTGGCGCTCGACATCGGCAACCACCAGGCCGTGGTCGAGTTCTGCAAGGCCAATGCGGTCGACCTTGTCGTGGTCGGGCCGGAGGCGCCGCTCGCCGCCGGCATTGTCGACGATCTGGCCGCGGCCGGCATCAAGGCGTTCGGGCCGAGCCGGAAGGCGTCGCAGCTCGAAAGCTCGAAGGGCTTCACCAAGGATCTGTGCAAGGCGCACGACATCCCGACCGCGGCTTACGAGCGGTTCGGAGATCCCAACCAGGCCAAGACCTACATCCGTGCCCAGGGCGCGCCGATCGTGATCAAGGCCGACGGCCTGGCCGCCGGCAAGGGCGTGGTGGTGGCGATGACGGTGGCCGAGGCCGAAGCCGCGGTCGACATGATGTTCGGCGGCGGCCTCGGCAGTGCCGGCGTCGAAGTGGTGGTCGAGGATTTTCTGGTCGGCGAAGAGGCGTCGTTCTTCGTGTTGTGCGACGGCGAGCATGCACTGCCGCTCGCCAGCGCGCAGGACCACAAGCGCGCGTATGACGGCGACAAGGGGCCAAACACCGGCGGCATGGGTGCGTATTCGCCGGCGCCGGTGATGACCGATGCGATCTGCCAGCAGGCGATGCAGCGGATCATCTATCCGACGCTGAAGGCGATGAAGGCGATGGGCGCGCCGTTCAAGGGCGTGCTGTTCGCCGGGCTGATGATCACCGACGAAGGTCCGCAACTGATCGAATACAACGTCCGCTTCGGCGATCCGGAGTGCCAGGTGCTGATGATGCGGATGATGTCCGACATCGTGCCGGCGCTGCTCGCTTGCGCGGACGGCCAGCTCGATCATTTCAGCCTGCGCTGGCACGACGAGCCTGCGCTGACCGTGGTGATGGCGGCCAAGGGCTATCCGGGGACTTACGAGAAGGGCACGCGCATCGCCGGGCTGGAGCGCGCCGACGCGATTGCCGGCGTGCAGATCTTCCACGCCGGCACGATTGCCTCCGGCGACTGGATCCTCGCCAATGGCGGCCGCGTGCTGGCGGTGACGGCGTCGGCCAAGACCGTCGCCGAAGCGCAGCGCCGCGCCTACGAGGCGATCGGGGTGATCAACTGGCCCGAAGGCTTCTGCCGCCGCGACATCGGCTGGCAGGCGGTGGCGCGGGAACGGCGAGGGAAGTAG
- a CDS encoding DUF2093 domain-containing protein yields the protein MLNKFGFSGSGEAQVQYLDGDFRVISPGTYVRCAVTGVQIPLDELKYWSVDLKEPYATPEAVLKRHYPDAFQPKS from the coding sequence GTGCTGAATAAATTTGGCTTCTCGGGTTCTGGCGAAGCCCAGGTGCAATATCTCGATGGCGACTTCCGCGTGATCTCGCCCGGCACCTATGTGCGCTGCGCCGTCACCGGGGTGCAGATCCCGCTCGACGAGCTGAAATATTGGAGCGTCGATCTCAAGGAACCGTACGCGACGCCCGAAGCCGTGCTGAAGCGGCACTATCCCGACGCGTTTCAGCCCAAGAGCTGA
- a CDS encoding pseudouridine synthase, translating into MPRDTRKDNDSARGRRDRPAGGKGGFGGRGPAGGKGPAGGKGAFGGKGRSGAARGPEKKFAKRAGEGAGEGRGEKTYAKKSFGGDAKRSFGGEGKRPYAKRDGAAPRRDFADRPRRDDGDAPRPRFNRDDRPARSGGDRPERGPRKEFGDRAERGPRKEFGDRPKRDFGDRPKRDFSDRPKRDFADRPKRPFKRDGEPGRDRGDDKPWRAREDRPARAAGDGDRKFDKGGFDKPRFSKSRDDKPRFDRDRGDKPRFDKPRGDKPRFDRGERSERPERSGDRPKFSRPRDGDRGEQRPFRERSFDRPREDRPRSDRPRSDRPREDRPQRDRAARHGDWHEHPKNEGRGFDRPRTSRDDERSFDRPRRDNEDGGRIFAKRPAFGGRGAFRKQDPAASKRKPAAPAKSDKAGERIAKVVARAGLCSRRDAEAWITEGRVTVNGKVIDSPALDVKASDVITIDGKPLPERERTRLFLYHKPRGLMTTHSDPEGRPTVFDHLPEGLPRLISIGRLDFNTEGLLLLTNDGGLARALELPETGWLRRYRVRAHGEITQAQLDELQNGIEVDGVQYGPIEAKLERDQGANVWLVFAIREGKNREVRNVLAHLGLEVNRLIRVSYGPFQLLELGEGEVDEVKTRVLRDQLGEKVIALAGCDFAGPSPSETKPKPRAGKAVSAEEWAVADAAPAPKKTITKRGAVEDRKGRKVKVERTASEGGDRPLSRGPARRYHGKRDLAPRDE; encoded by the coding sequence ATGCCCCGCGACACCCGTAAAGACAACGACTCTGCGCGGGGCCGCCGCGACAGGCCCGCCGGCGGTAAGGGCGGTTTCGGCGGCAGAGGTCCGGCCGGCGGCAAAGGCCCGGCGGGCGGCAAGGGGGCGTTCGGCGGCAAGGGCCGCTCCGGCGCGGCCAGGGGGCCGGAGAAGAAATTCGCCAAGCGCGCCGGCGAAGGCGCCGGTGAGGGCCGCGGCGAGAAGACCTACGCCAAGAAGTCGTTCGGCGGCGACGCCAAGCGCTCGTTCGGCGGCGAGGGCAAGCGGCCCTACGCCAAGCGTGACGGCGCCGCACCGCGCCGCGATTTCGCCGATCGGCCGCGCCGCGATGACGGCGATGCGCCGCGTCCGCGTTTCAACCGCGACGACCGGCCCGCGCGCAGCGGCGGCGACCGTCCCGAGCGCGGCCCTCGCAAGGAATTCGGCGATCGTGCGGAGCGCGGTCCGCGCAAGGAGTTCGGTGACCGTCCCAAGCGGGATTTCGGCGACCGGCCGAAGCGCGACTTCAGTGATCGCCCCAAGCGCGATTTTGCGGATCGGCCGAAGCGCCCCTTCAAGCGCGACGGCGAGCCGGGCCGCGACCGCGGCGACGACAAGCCGTGGCGTGCCCGCGAGGACCGGCCGGCGCGTGCCGCAGGCGATGGCGATCGCAAGTTCGACAAGGGCGGCTTCGACAAGCCGCGGTTCTCCAAATCGCGCGACGACAAGCCGCGCTTCGACCGTGATCGAGGCGACAAACCCCGGTTCGACAAGCCCCGCGGCGACAAGCCGCGGTTCGATCGCGGCGAGCGTTCCGAGCGCCCCGAACGCAGCGGTGACCGGCCGAAATTCTCGCGGCCGCGCGACGGTGATCGCGGCGAGCAGCGTCCGTTCCGCGAGCGCAGCTTCGATCGTCCGCGCGAGGATCGGCCGCGCAGTGACCGCCCGCGCAGTGACCGTCCGCGTGAGGACCGTCCGCAGCGCGACCGTGCTGCCAGGCATGGCGACTGGCATGAGCATCCGAAGAACGAGGGCCGCGGCTTCGATCGTCCGCGCACGAGCCGCGACGATGAGCGCAGCTTCGACCGCCCGCGCCGCGACAACGAGGACGGCGGCCGGATCTTCGCCAAGCGTCCGGCATTCGGTGGCCGCGGTGCGTTCCGCAAGCAGGATCCGGCAGCTTCCAAGCGGAAGCCGGCGGCGCCGGCGAAATCCGACAAGGCCGGCGAGCGCATCGCCAAGGTGGTGGCGCGCGCGGGGCTGTGCTCGCGCCGCGACGCCGAGGCGTGGATCACGGAAGGGCGTGTCACCGTCAACGGCAAGGTGATCGACAGCCCGGCGCTCGACGTCAAAGCGAGCGACGTCATCACCATCGACGGCAAGCCGTTGCCGGAGCGCGAGCGCACGCGGCTGTTCCTGTATCACAAGCCGCGCGGCCTGATGACGACGCACAGCGATCCGGAAGGTCGCCCGACAGTGTTCGACCATCTGCCCGAAGGGCTGCCGCGGCTGATCTCGATCGGCCGGCTCGACTTCAACACTGAAGGCCTGCTGCTGCTCACCAATGACGGCGGTCTCGCTCGCGCACTCGAGCTGCCGGAGACCGGCTGGCTGCGGCGCTACCGCGTCCGCGCGCATGGCGAAATCACCCAGGCGCAGCTCGATGAACTGCAGAACGGCATCGAGGTCGACGGCGTGCAGTACGGCCCGATCGAGGCCAAGCTGGAGCGTGACCAGGGCGCCAATGTCTGGCTGGTGTTCGCGATTCGCGAGGGCAAGAACCGCGAAGTCCGCAACGTGCTGGCGCATCTCGGCCTCGAGGTGAACCGGCTGATCCGCGTCTCCTACGGCCCGTTCCAACTGCTCGAACTCGGTGAAGGCGAGGTCGACGAGGTCAAGACCCGTGTGCTGCGCGACCAGCTCGGCGAGAAGGTGATTGCGCTCGCCGGTTGCGACTTCGCCGGCCCATCGCCGAGTGAGACCAAGCCGAAGCCGCGCGCCGGCAAGGCCGTGTCCGCCGAGGAGTGGGCCGTGGCCGATGCTGCACCCGCGCCGAAGAAGACGATCACCAAGCGCGGCGCGGTCGAGGATCGCAAGGGCCGCAAGGTCAAGGTCGAACGCACCGCCAGCGAAGGCGGCGATCGCCCGCTGTCGCGCGGCCCCGCCCGCCGCTACCACGGCAAACGCGACCTCGCGCCGCGCGACGAGTGA
- a CDS encoding alpha/beta fold hydrolase: MPDLADLFPGFGSEWINTSSGRIFARVGGDGPPLLLLHGFPQTHVMWHRVAPKLAERFKVIVADLPGYGWSDMPESDEQHTPYTKRAMAQQLIEAMEQLGHVHFALAGHDRGARVSYRLALDSPGRLSKLAVLDILPTYEYWQRMNRAYALKIYHWSFLAQPAPLPENLLGGDPDFYVKAKLASWTRAGDLSAFDPRAVEHYRLAFADPMRRHVMCEDYRAGAYADFEHDKVDVEAGNKIPVPMLALWGASGIAQSAATPLDVWRKWASDVQGAPIESGHFLPEEAPDQIAEALVKFFSVAP, from the coding sequence ATGCCCGATCTCGCCGACTTGTTTCCGGGCTTCGGCTCGGAATGGATCAACACCTCTTCGGGCCGGATCTTCGCGCGCGTCGGCGGTGACGGGCCGCCGCTATTGTTGCTGCACGGCTTTCCGCAGACCCATGTGATGTGGCACCGCGTTGCGCCGAAGCTGGCCGAGCGCTTCAAGGTGATCGTCGCCGATCTGCCCGGCTACGGCTGGTCGGATATGCCGGAGAGCGACGAGCAGCACACGCCCTACACCAAGCGGGCGATGGCCCAGCAACTGATCGAGGCGATGGAGCAGCTCGGCCACGTGCACTTTGCGCTCGCCGGCCACGATCGCGGTGCGCGCGTCAGCTATCGGCTGGCGCTGGATTCGCCGGGCCGGCTGTCGAAGCTCGCGGTGCTCGATATCCTGCCAACCTACGAATACTGGCAGCGGATGAACCGCGCCTATGCGCTCAAGATCTATCACTGGAGCTTCCTGGCGCAGCCGGCGCCGCTGCCGGAAAATCTGCTCGGCGGCGATCCTGATTTCTACGTCAAAGCCAAGCTGGCGAGCTGGACGCGGGCAGGCGACCTGTCGGCGTTCGATCCGCGTGCCGTCGAGCATTATCGTCTTGCATTCGCCGACCCGATGCGCCGCCACGTGATGTGCGAGGACTACCGCGCCGGCGCCTATGCGGATTTCGAGCACGACAAGGTCGATGTCGAAGCCGGCAACAAGATCCCGGTGCCGATGCTGGCGCTGTGGGGCGCCTCCGGCATCGCACAGTCGGCCGCGACGCCGCTCGATGTCTGGAGAAAGTGGGCGTCCGACGTGCAGGGCGCGCCGATCGAGTCCGGGCATTTCCTGCCCGAGGAAGCGCCGGACCAGATCGCCGAGGCGCTGGTGAAGTTCTTCAGCGTCGCGCCTTGA
- a CDS encoding nucleoside deaminase: MTASTFMELALAEAAAAAEAGEVPIGCVIVRDGVVIAKAGNRTLTDRDPTAHAELLAIREAAAKLGSERLVDCDLYVTLEPCTMCAGAISFARIRRLYFGAFDPKGGAVESGVRFYGQPTCHHAPEVYSAVGEREAATMLREFFKARR, translated from the coding sequence ATGACGGCTTCCACTTTCATGGAATTGGCGCTGGCTGAGGCTGCCGCGGCGGCCGAAGCCGGCGAGGTGCCGATCGGCTGCGTGATCGTCCGCGACGGCGTGGTGATCGCCAAGGCCGGCAACCGCACCCTGACCGACCGCGATCCCACCGCCCACGCCGAGTTGCTGGCGATCCGGGAAGCCGCGGCGAAGCTCGGCAGCGAGCGGCTGGTCGATTGCGACCTCTACGTCACGCTGGAGCCGTGCACGATGTGCGCCGGTGCGATTTCGTTCGCCCGGATCCGGCGGCTGTATTTCGGCGCGTTCGATCCCAAGGGCGGCGCAGTGGAATCCGGCGTGCGGTTCTACGGCCAGCCGACCTGCCATCACGCGCCCGAAGTGTATTCCGCCGTCGGCGAGCGCGAGGCCGCAACCATGCTGCGGGAATTCTTCAAGGCGCGACGCTGA
- the xseA gene encoding exodeoxyribonuclease VII large subunit: MARLQTPQALANVGEFTVSELSQALKRTVEDTYGHVRVRGEITGFRGPHSSGHCYFALKDEGAKIEAVIWKGVAGRMRFKPQEGLEVIATGKLTTYPGSSKYQIVIEALEPAGVGALMALMEERKKKLAAEGLFDEARKQLLPWLPEVIGVVTSPTGAVIRDILHRLEDRFPRRVLVWPVRVQGEGSAEQIAAAIHGFNALPEDGPIPRPDLLIVARGGGSLEDLWSFNEEIVVRAAADSMIPLISAVGHETDVTLIDFASDKRAPTPTAAAEMAVPVRAELFVEVGGLARRILSSWQRGQDFRRNELRAAARALPGASDLLAIPRQRLDGASAALPRALRASTNAHHRRFAAAAAGMTLKVLRAQVAHSAHRLDSAGTQLQRCARATLRHRRERFEGLAVRLQASKLANQQAQRMRIAREQERLQRLAERARRALITLLERRQARVDATGKLLTALSYRGVLARGFALVRDADGRSVHAAASVAAGARLSVEFADGRVAVTADGGSGSPAEAAKPAPAPAKPAKRPTSPADQGSLF; this comes from the coding sequence ATGGCCCGACTGCAAACGCCCCAAGCCCTCGCCAATGTCGGCGAATTCACCGTCTCCGAGCTGTCGCAGGCGCTGAAGCGGACGGTCGAGGACACCTATGGGCATGTCCGGGTGCGCGGCGAGATTACCGGATTCCGCGGGCCGCATTCGTCCGGTCACTGCTATTTTGCGCTCAAGGACGAGGGCGCCAAGATCGAGGCGGTGATCTGGAAGGGCGTCGCCGGCCGGATGCGGTTCAAGCCGCAGGAAGGCCTGGAAGTCATCGCCACTGGCAAGCTGACCACCTACCCCGGCTCGTCGAAATATCAGATCGTGATCGAGGCGCTCGAACCGGCCGGCGTCGGCGCGCTGATGGCGCTGATGGAAGAGCGCAAGAAGAAGCTCGCCGCTGAGGGCCTGTTCGACGAGGCGCGCAAACAGCTGTTGCCGTGGCTGCCGGAGGTGATCGGCGTCGTCACATCTCCCACCGGGGCGGTGATCCGCGACATCCTGCACCGGCTGGAAGACCGCTTCCCGCGCCGCGTGCTGGTGTGGCCGGTGCGGGTGCAGGGCGAAGGCTCGGCCGAGCAGATTGCCGCCGCGATCCACGGTTTCAACGCGCTGCCCGAAGACGGCCCGATCCCGCGTCCCGACCTGCTGATCGTCGCGCGCGGCGGCGGCTCCCTCGAAGATCTGTGGTCGTTCAACGAAGAGATTGTGGTCCGCGCTGCCGCCGACAGCATGATCCCGCTGATCTCGGCGGTCGGCCATGAGACCGACGTCACCCTGATCGATTTCGCATCCGACAAGCGGGCGCCGACCCCGACGGCGGCGGCCGAAATGGCGGTGCCGGTGCGGGCCGAACTGTTCGTCGAAGTCGGCGGGCTGGCGCGGCGGATACTGTCGAGCTGGCAGCGCGGCCAGGATTTCCGCCGCAACGAGCTGCGCGCCGCCGCCCGCGCCCTGCCGGGTGCGTCCGACCTGCTCGCGATTCCACGACAGCGGCTCGACGGCGCGTCCGCCGCCCTGCCCCGTGCCCTGCGCGCCAGTACGAACGCCCATCACCGCCGTTTCGCTGCGGCAGCGGCGGGCATGACGCTCAAGGTGCTGCGGGCGCAGGTGGCGCACAGCGCCCACCGGCTCGACAGCGCGGGCACGCAATTGCAACGCTGCGCCCGCGCCACGCTACGGCATCGCCGGGAGCGGTTCGAGGGGCTGGCGGTGCGGCTGCAGGCCTCGAAACTGGCCAATCAGCAGGCGCAGCGGATGCGGATCGCCCGCGAGCAGGAGCGGCTGCAGCGTCTCGCCGAGCGGGCGCGGCGGGCGCTGATCACCCTGCTGGAACGCCGGCAGGCGCGAGTCGACGCCACCGGCAAGCTCCTCACCGCATTATCATACCGAGGAGTGCTGGCGCGCGGGTTCGCGCTGGTGCGGGACGCCGATGGCCGCTCGGTGCACGCCGCCGCGTCTGTCGCCGCAGGCGCCCGGCTCAGCGTCGAATTTGCCGACGGCCGGGTTGCTGTTACCGCCGACGGCGGCAGCGGATCGCCGGCCGAGGCTGCCAAACCGGCGCCAGCACCGGCAAAGCCGGCCAAGCGGCCGACAAGTCCCGCCGACCAGGGGTCACTATTCTAG
- the prmB gene encoding 50S ribosomal protein L3 N(5)-glutamine methyltransferase: protein MAKKTKAKAAKAARPKAAKTAVAKAKPAKRGVAARSVAAKPPKVAPGELVTLLDFVRYAVSRFAEAGVVFAHGTTDPIAEAVFLVGEALHLHPDQFEMFASARVTTREAAAILGLIERRIGSRLPAAYLVNKIYMRGVPFYVDERVIVPRSYIGELLDSHFDGGDTSLIDAPEAVERVLDLCTGSGCLAILAAYAFANATVDAVDLSKDALAVATRNVAEHRLDDRVSLYHGDLFGPLGDERYDLIITNPPYVDAEGMASLPAECRAEPAMAFDGGDDGLTIIRRILAEAKDHLNPDGGLLCEVGRCRPQIEDEFPQLPLLWLDSEDSEAEVFWIAAADL, encoded by the coding sequence ATGGCGAAGAAAACAAAAGCGAAAGCCGCCAAGGCAGCTAGGCCGAAAGCTGCGAAGACGGCTGTCGCGAAGGCGAAACCCGCCAAGCGCGGCGTCGCCGCCAGGTCTGTGGCCGCCAAGCCGCCGAAGGTAGCGCCGGGCGAACTGGTCACGCTGCTCGATTTCGTCCGCTATGCGGTCAGCCGCTTCGCCGAAGCCGGGGTGGTGTTCGCCCACGGCACCACCGATCCGATCGCCGAAGCCGTGTTCCTGGTCGGCGAGGCGCTGCATCTGCATCCCGATCAGTTCGAGATGTTCGCCTCTGCCCGCGTCACCACCCGCGAAGCCGCCGCGATCCTCGGCCTGATCGAGCGCCGGATCGGCTCCCGGCTGCCGGCGGCGTACCTCGTCAACAAGATCTACATGCGCGGCGTGCCGTTCTACGTCGACGAGCGGGTGATCGTGCCGCGCTCCTATATCGGTGAGCTGCTGGACTCGCATTTCGACGGCGGCGACACCTCGCTGATCGATGCGCCCGAGGCGGTCGAGCGCGTGCTCGACCTCTGCACCGGTTCGGGCTGCCTTGCGATCCTCGCGGCCTACGCCTTCGCGAACGCGACGGTCGATGCCGTCGATCTGTCGAAGGATGCGCTCGCGGTCGCGACCCGCAATGTCGCCGAGCATCGGCTCGACGATCGCGTCAGCCTGTATCACGGCGACCTGTTCGGTCCGCTCGGCGACGAGCGCTACGATCTGATCATCACCAACCCGCCTTATGTCGATGCCGAAGGAATGGCGAGCCTGCCGGCCGAGTGCCGCGCGGAGCCGGCGATGGCGTTCGACGGCGGTGACGATGGCCTCACCATCATCCGCCGCATCCTCGCCGAGGCGAAAGATCACCTCAACCCGGACGGCGGCCTGCTGTGCGAAGTCGGCCGCTGCCGGCCGCAGATCGAAGACGAATTCCCGCAGCTCCCGCTGCTGTGGCTCGACAGCGAAGACTCCGAAGCCGAAGTGTTCTGGATCGCCGCGGCGGATTTGTAG
- a CDS encoding molybdenum cofactor biosynthesis protein MoaE, whose protein sequence is MTVPVTIRIQEADFDVAAETAAMTRGRTDIGAVVSFMGLCRGVEGDDTVAALTLEHYPGMAEEEIQRHADEAIKRWPITALTIIHRVGRLVPGDNIVLVLAASAHRQAAFAAAEFLMDYLKANAPFWKREERSDGSRWVEAHSRDDAALARWSKD, encoded by the coding sequence ATGACCGTTCCGGTGACCATCCGCATTCAGGAAGCCGATTTCGACGTCGCCGCCGAGACCGCCGCGATGACGCGCGGCCGTACCGATATCGGCGCGGTGGTGTCGTTCATGGGACTGTGCCGCGGCGTCGAAGGTGACGACACCGTCGCGGCGCTGACGCTCGAGCACTATCCCGGCATGGCCGAGGAGGAAATCCAGCGCCATGCCGATGAGGCGATCAAGCGCTGGCCGATCACCGCGCTGACGATCATCCACCGCGTCGGCCGTCTGGTGCCGGGCGACAACATCGTGCTGGTGCTGGCGGCCTCGGCGCATCGCCAGGCGGCGTTCGCGGCGGCGGAATTCCTGATGGACTATCTCAAGGCCAACGCGCCGTTCTGGAAGCGCGAGGAGCGCTCAGACGGCTCGCGCTGGGTCGAGGCGCACAGCCGCGACGACGCCGCGCTGGCGCGATGGAGCAAGGATTGA
- the lpxK gene encoding tetraacyldisaccharide 4'-kinase, which translates to MREPGFWHRPPSLVSRLLLPIAAIYGNIAAARMQKAGTTIGVPVLCVGNYHMGGAGKTPTTLALVALLREFGETPVVLSRGYGGRLQGPVQVDPSRHSAADIGDEPLMMARRVPVVVARDRTDGAALACALGATVILMDDGFQNPALTKDASLIVVDSHRSIGNGSVFPAGPLRAPLPLQVARTDALVVVGDGTAADGLAQQITTKGGVVLRARLVPEPASVEALRGRRVLAFAGIGDPARFVATLRDSGVEVVEQRAFADHHPFTAEELAELAAAAKRDGLTLVTTEKDLARIGGAQQALGVEIVPFAVTLAFGDEAKLRLFLLDRLNGARAAKLAGRR; encoded by the coding sequence ATGCGTGAGCCGGGCTTCTGGCACCGGCCTCCTTCCCTGGTGTCGCGCCTGCTGCTGCCGATCGCCGCGATCTACGGCAACATCGCCGCGGCGCGGATGCAGAAGGCCGGGACGACGATCGGCGTGCCGGTGCTGTGCGTCGGCAACTATCACATGGGCGGTGCCGGCAAGACGCCGACGACGCTCGCGCTGGTAGCGTTGCTACGCGAATTCGGCGAAACCCCTGTCGTACTGAGCCGCGGCTATGGCGGACGGCTGCAGGGACCGGTCCAGGTCGATCCCTCGCGACACAGCGCCGCCGACATCGGCGACGAGCCACTGATGATGGCACGCCGCGTACCGGTGGTGGTGGCGCGCGACCGCACCGACGGCGCGGCACTGGCCTGTGCGCTTGGCGCCACCGTGATCCTGATGGATGACGGATTCCAGAATCCCGCCTTGACCAAGGACGCGTCGCTGATCGTGGTCGACAGTCACCGCAGCATCGGCAATGGCAGCGTGTTTCCGGCCGGGCCGCTGCGCGCGCCGCTGCCGTTGCAGGTCGCGCGCACCGATGCGCTGGTCGTGGTCGGCGACGGCACCGCTGCGGACGGCCTCGCGCAGCAAATTACGACGAAGGGCGGCGTGGTGCTGCGAGCCCGACTGGTGCCGGAGCCGGCGTCTGTCGAGGCACTTCGCGGGCGGCGGGTGCTGGCGTTCGCCGGCATTGGCGATCCGGCGCGGTTCGTCGCGACACTTCGGGACAGCGGCGTCGAAGTGGTCGAGCAACGCGCGTTCGCCGATCACCACCCGTTCACGGCGGAGGAACTGGCCGAGCTCGCCGCTGCGGCCAAGCGCGATGGACTGACCTTGGTCACGACCGAAAAAGATCTGGCGCGGATCGGCGGCGCGCAGCAGGCGCTTGGGGTGGAGATCGTACCGTTTGCCGTGACGCTGGCGTTCGGCGACGAGGCCAAGCTGCGGCTGTTCCTGCTCGACCGGCTCAACGGCGCGCGCGCCGCGAAGCTTGCCGGGCGGCGCTGA
- the moaD gene encoding molybdopterin converting factor subunit 1, with product MKVKYFAWVRERIGVDEETVEPPPAVTTVADLIGWLAARGEGYALAFEKPGVIRAAIDRAHVRAETPIHGAREVAFFPPMTGG from the coding sequence ATGAAGGTGAAGTATTTCGCCTGGGTGCGCGAGCGGATCGGCGTCGACGAAGAGACGGTCGAACCGCCGCCGGCGGTGACAACCGTCGCCGACCTGATTGGCTGGCTGGCGGCGCGCGGCGAAGGCTACGCGCTGGCGTTCGAAAAGCCGGGCGTGATCCGCGCCGCGATCGATCGCGCCCATGTCCGCGCCGAGACGCCGATTCATGGCGCACGCGAGGTCGCATTCTTCCCGCCGATGACCGGCGGTTGA
- the rsmD gene encoding 16S rRNA (guanine(966)-N(2))-methyltransferase RsmD, whose translation MRVIGGRLRGRNLVAPSSRDIRPTADRLRESVFNILMHAYENPILDARVLDLFAGTGALGIEASSRGAKFVLFVDNGAEARALLRANVETLGLGGVSKVYRRDAANLGPAHPVEPFGVAFLDPPYRKQLAEASLASLRDGGWLLPGALVIVEEAKDAGFAAPVGYTELDRRAYDDTEFTFLRFGTGA comes from the coding sequence ATGCGCGTGATCGGCGGGCGGCTCAGGGGGCGCAATCTGGTGGCGCCGTCGTCGCGGGATATTCGGCCGACGGCGGACCGGTTGCGCGAGTCGGTGTTCAACATCCTGATGCACGCTTACGAGAATCCGATTCTCGATGCCCGGGTGCTCGACCTGTTTGCCGGCACCGGTGCGCTCGGCATCGAGGCGTCGTCGCGCGGCGCCAAGTTCGTGCTGTTCGTCGACAATGGCGCCGAGGCTCGCGCGCTGCTGCGCGCCAATGTCGAGACGCTGGGGCTCGGCGGCGTCAGCAAAGTATATCGCCGCGATGCCGCCAATCTCGGGCCGGCGCATCCGGTCGAGCCGTTCGGTGTCGCGTTTCTCGATCCGCCGTATCGCAAACAGCTTGCCGAGGCCTCGCTCGCTTCGCTGCGTGACGGCGGCTGGCTGCTGCCGGGCGCGCTGGTGATCGTCGAGGAAGCCAAGGACGCCGGCTTTGCGGCCCCCGTCGGCTACACCGAACTCGACCGCCGTGCCTATGACGACACTGAGTTCACGTTCCTGCGGTTCGGGACAGGCGCGTAG